A region of Pseudomonas putida DNA encodes the following proteins:
- the sfnR gene encoding sigma54-dependent transcriptional activator SfnR, protein MQLLTLPPSPTLATSIRATAQVFEDPRSQALLAHLQQVAPSEASVLIIGETGTGKELVARHIHNLSGRRNGPFVAVNCGAFSESLVEAELFGHEKGAFTGALAAKAGWFEEANGGTLFLDEIGDLPLPIQVKLLRVLQEREVVRLGSRKSIPINVRVLAATNVQLEKAINAGHFREDLYYRLNVVTLQLHPLRDRPGDILPLARHFIRSYSDRLSYGPVELSSNAQTKLVEYAWPGNIRELENVIHHSLLTCGDGLIQAHDLRLSNLRIERQDEEPGNNPVEDLLQRAFSRLYEEQSGDLYEKVENALLRSAYRFCHYNQVHTAQLLGLSRNITRTRLIAIGELVVNKRRGQEQQALDNRVVRLSI, encoded by the coding sequence ATGCAACTGCTGACCCTCCCCCCGTCGCCGACACTGGCCACCTCGATCAGGGCGACTGCACAGGTCTTCGAAGACCCCCGATCACAGGCGCTGCTCGCCCACCTGCAACAGGTCGCGCCCAGTGAGGCCAGCGTGCTGATCATCGGCGAAACCGGCACGGGCAAGGAGCTGGTCGCGCGCCACATCCACAACCTCAGCGGCCGACGTAACGGCCCGTTCGTTGCGGTCAACTGCGGCGCGTTTTCCGAGTCATTGGTCGAGGCCGAGCTGTTCGGCCACGAAAAAGGCGCGTTTACCGGCGCACTGGCGGCCAAGGCCGGCTGGTTCGAGGAGGCTAACGGCGGCACGCTGTTCCTCGATGAGATCGGCGACCTGCCCTTGCCGATCCAGGTCAAGCTGCTGCGCGTGCTGCAGGAGCGCGAAGTGGTACGGCTAGGTTCGCGCAAGAGCATCCCGATCAATGTGCGGGTGCTGGCGGCGACCAACGTGCAATTGGAGAAGGCCATCAATGCCGGGCATTTTCGCGAGGACCTGTATTACCGGCTGAACGTGGTGACCTTGCAGTTGCACCCGCTGCGTGATCGGCCAGGCGACATCCTGCCCCTGGCGCGGCATTTCATTCGCAGCTACAGCGACCGGTTGAGTTACGGGCCGGTGGAGTTGAGCTCGAATGCCCAGACAAAGCTGGTCGAGTATGCGTGGCCGGGCAACATCCGCGAGCTGGAGAACGTCATTCACCACAGTTTGCTGACCTGCGGTGACGGGTTGATTCAGGCGCACGACCTGCGCCTGTCCAACCTGCGTATCGAGCGCCAAGACGAGGAGCCTGGCAACAACCCTGTGGAGGACTTGCTGCAGCGGGCGTTCAGCCGCTTGTACGAGGAGCAGTCGGGGGACCTGTATGAGAAGGTCGAAAACGCCTTGCTGCGCTCGGCCTACCGTTTTTGCCATTACAACCAGGTGCATACCGCGCAGCTGCTGGGGTTGTCGCGCAACATCACCCGGACGCGGCTGATTGCGATTGGCGAGTTGGTGGTGAACAAAAGACGGGGGCAGGAGCAACAGGCCCTGGATAACCGGGTGGTGCGGTTGTCGATCTGA
- a CDS encoding glutathione S-transferase family protein produces MSEYTLHCFAESGNAYKAALMLELTGQAWQPVFVDFFNGQTREQSWRDEVNEQGEVPVLEHAGKTLTQSALILEYLAEQTGQFGPRDEDEKREIWRWMLFDNHKFTSYYAALRFIYCLKQMGESDVTKFLRDRATAAYRVVDAHLAKTPFMVGGRLTIADLSLAGYVFMPEDTGIALDEFVHIEAWKARIKGTPGWKHPYDLMPRTASV; encoded by the coding sequence ATGTCCGAATACACGCTGCACTGCTTCGCAGAATCCGGTAATGCCTACAAAGCCGCCCTCATGCTCGAACTCACCGGCCAGGCCTGGCAGCCGGTGTTCGTCGACTTTTTCAACGGCCAGACCCGTGAGCAATCTTGGCGCGATGAAGTGAACGAGCAGGGCGAGGTGCCCGTGCTGGAGCACGCCGGCAAGACCCTCACCCAGTCAGCCCTGATCCTTGAATACTTGGCCGAGCAGACCGGCCAGTTCGGCCCACGGGATGAGGACGAAAAGCGTGAGATCTGGCGCTGGATGTTGTTCGACAACCACAAGTTCACCAGCTATTACGCGGCGCTGCGGTTCATCTATTGCCTGAAACAGATGGGCGAATCAGACGTGACCAAGTTTTTGCGTGATCGCGCGACGGCCGCTTATCGCGTCGTTGATGCGCATTTGGCGAAGACACCGTTCATGGTCGGTGGGCGGTTGACCATCGCCGACCTGTCGTTGGCGGGGTATGTGTTCATGCCTGAGGATACGGGTATCGCGCTGGACGAATTTGTCCATATTGAGGCCTGGAAAGCGCGTATCAAGGGCACGCCAGGATGGAAGCACCCGTATGACTTGATGCCTCGGACAGCTTCTGTGTAA
- a CDS encoding NAD(P)-binding domain-containing protein, with product MHSLGILGVGELTEKVVVGLRRSGYDGAILLSPRNAQRAEALAHSLGCQVLPSNQAVVDQAELVMLGVRPQSLTELANEVRLRPGQRLLSLAAGVNLAQLHRAFPAAHCVRVMLSYAAQHNQSTVVVCPPDAPTEQCLEALGNLVVLQDEPAFELATVAACMSGWFYFLLHDLQQWLTDKGLPATEARALVLGNLQDCVTSAQQQPEHTLKALGQAIATPGTFTADGLAVLMHQPVGASWGAACEVVLDALLTRSR from the coding sequence ATGCACAGCCTGGGCATTCTCGGGGTCGGCGAGCTGACCGAAAAAGTGGTAGTGGGCCTGCGCCGCAGTGGTTATGACGGCGCGATCCTGCTCTCGCCACGCAACGCCCAGCGCGCCGAAGCGCTGGCCCACTCGCTGGGTTGCCAAGTACTACCGAGCAATCAGGCAGTGGTCGATCAGGCCGAGCTGGTGATGCTGGGCGTGCGCCCACAATCGCTAACAGAACTGGCCAACGAGGTGCGTTTACGCCCAGGGCAACGTTTACTGTCATTGGCGGCGGGGGTGAACCTTGCGCAATTGCACAGGGCCTTTCCGGCGGCCCACTGCGTGCGCGTGATGCTGTCTTACGCGGCGCAACACAACCAGTCCACGGTAGTGGTTTGCCCGCCAGATGCACCGACAGAACAATGCCTGGAGGCCCTGGGCAATCTGGTGGTCCTGCAGGATGAGCCCGCGTTCGAGCTGGCCACGGTGGCCGCGTGCATGAGTGGCTGGTTCTACTTCCTGTTGCACGATTTGCAGCAGTGGCTGACCGACAAAGGCCTGCCGGCAACCGAAGCACGCGCCTTGGTGCTGGGCAACCTGCAGGATTGTGTGACCAGTGCGCAGCAACAGCCCGAGCACACGCTCAAGGCCTTGGGGCAGGCGATTGCCACGCCGGGCACCTTTACCGCCGATGGGCTGGCCGTGTTGATGCATCAGCCGGTGGGGGCCAGTTGGGGGGCGGCCTGTGAGGTGGTGCTGGATGCACTGTTGACCCGGTCTCGGTAG
- the msuE gene encoding FMN reductase, which yields MSTPLNVVALSGGTSRPSRTLALTEAILAELAEHLNIKPHLIDLGEIARPLGSALWRSELPEAVEQQLRLVEKADLLVVTTPVYRGSFTGHFKHLFDLIGQDALIDTPVLLAATGGSERHALVLDHQLRPLFSFLQALTLPIGVFASQAELADYRVSSEALAARIRLAAERAVPLFGAHHALRKSA from the coding sequence ATGAGCACCCCACTGAACGTCGTAGCCCTGTCTGGCGGCACTTCCCGCCCCTCGCGCACCCTGGCCCTGACCGAGGCGATCCTCGCGGAATTGGCCGAACACCTGAACATCAAGCCTCACCTCATCGACCTGGGTGAAATTGCCCGCCCCCTGGGCAGCGCCCTGTGGCGCAGCGAGCTGCCGGAGGCGGTGGAGCAGCAACTGCGCCTGGTCGAAAAGGCCGACCTGCTGGTGGTGACCACGCCGGTGTACCGCGGCAGCTTCACCGGGCATTTCAAGCACCTGTTCGACCTGATCGGCCAGGACGCCCTGATCGACACCCCAGTGCTGCTGGCCGCCACCGGTGGCAGTGAGCGCCACGCGCTGGTGCTCGATCACCAGTTGCGCCCGCTGTTCAGTTTCCTCCAGGCCCTGACGCTGCCTATCGGCGTGTTTGCCAGCCAGGCGGAACTGGCCGACTACCGCGTCTCCAGCGAGGCGCTGGCCGCGCGAATTCGCCTGGCCGCCGAGCGTGCCGTGCCGCTGTTCGGTGCCCACCACGCACTGCGCAAAAGCGCCTGA
- a CDS encoding ABC transporter ATP-binding protein → MLVVEQLHKSFITPQGPLPVLQGIDLHLARGSSLALMGESGSGKSTLLHLIAGLDRADSGRILIDDEPLDGRSEASLARWRREGIGLVFQQYNLISSLDVGANLAFQARLANRHDPHWLAYLAQRLGLAELLTRYPEQLSGGQQQRVAIGRALAARPAWVLADEPTGSLDEASSDAVLGLFLQLVAEAGSGVLMVTHSQRLAARLARSCYLQAGRVRGEQGL, encoded by the coding sequence ATGCTGGTCGTCGAGCAACTGCACAAGTCATTCATCACCCCTCAAGGCCCGCTGCCGGTGTTGCAGGGCATCGACCTGCACCTGGCGCGCGGAAGCAGCCTGGCGCTGATGGGGGAGTCCGGCAGTGGCAAGAGCACCTTGCTGCACCTGATTGCCGGCCTGGACCGTGCCGACAGTGGGCGCATCCTGATTGACGACGAACCCCTCGATGGCCGTTCGGAGGCGTCACTGGCGCGGTGGCGCAGGGAAGGCATCGGCTTGGTGTTTCAGCAATACAACCTGATCAGTAGCCTGGACGTGGGGGCCAACCTTGCGTTTCAGGCAAGGCTCGCCAACCGGCATGATCCCCATTGGCTGGCGTACCTGGCACAGCGCCTGGGGTTGGCCGAACTGTTGACGCGCTACCCGGAGCAGTTGTCCGGCGGCCAGCAACAGCGGGTCGCCATCGGCCGTGCCCTGGCCGCTCGCCCAGCCTGGGTGCTGGCAGACGAGCCTACCGGCAGCCTTGACGAGGCCAGCAGCGATGCAGTGCTGGGCCTGTTTCTGCAGTTGGTCGCCGAGGCCGGCAGCGGCGTTCTGATGGTGACCCACAGCCAGCGTCTGGCGGCGCGGCTCGCGCGCAGCTGCTACCTGCAGGCGGGCCGTGTGCGGGGCGAGCAGGGGCTATGA
- a CDS encoding GlxA family transcriptional regulator, producing the protein MVAQQHQQPQPSETVSQIKPELRVGFILLNQFTLVPVAGLVDSLRFAADKSFRSQQVYCQWDWMTLDDQPITASCGMPISPTKPLNLFAQYDYIVLAGGLLGETRNPPDWLLDALREVYAANIPIIALCSGSFVLGKAGLLDGRRCALHFTLRDEFKERFPLSTAVIDKSYVDDRGIITCPGGTAIDLAANLIRRHCGAVRAQKGLEYLLVDERADEQDDQAASECVYQNDRVQRAIAFMRANLDASMTLKAVAEAVGTHPRQLHREFVANTQEPPANYWRKLRLDHARRLLVNTSQNITTIALACGFSDASHFILWFRKQYGETPYSFRKRRHEVERFDWHGDKVGLDPEL; encoded by the coding sequence ATGGTCGCCCAACAACACCAACAACCGCAGCCCTCCGAAACCGTCTCGCAGATCAAGCCCGAACTGCGGGTCGGTTTCATCCTTCTCAACCAGTTCACCCTGGTCCCGGTCGCTGGCCTGGTCGACTCGTTGCGCTTTGCCGCCGACAAGTCGTTCCGCAGTCAGCAGGTGTATTGCCAGTGGGACTGGATGACCCTCGACGACCAGCCGATCACCGCCAGTTGTGGCATGCCCATTTCGCCGACCAAGCCACTCAACCTGTTTGCCCAGTACGACTACATCGTGCTGGCGGGCGGGCTGCTGGGTGAAACGCGCAACCCACCCGACTGGCTGCTCGACGCGTTGCGTGAGGTGTATGCCGCCAACATCCCGATCATCGCCCTGTGTTCGGGCTCGTTCGTGCTGGGCAAGGCTGGCCTGCTCGATGGCCGGCGTTGCGCGCTGCATTTCACTTTGCGCGATGAGTTCAAGGAGCGCTTCCCGCTGTCCACTGCCGTTATCGACAAGAGCTATGTGGATGACCGCGGCATCATCACCTGCCCGGGTGGCACGGCGATCGACCTGGCGGCCAACCTGATCCGCAGGCATTGCGGTGCGGTGCGGGCGCAAAAAGGCCTGGAATACCTGCTGGTGGATGAGCGGGCCGATGAGCAAGACGACCAGGCTGCCAGCGAATGCGTCTACCAGAACGACCGTGTGCAGCGGGCCATCGCCTTCATGCGCGCCAACCTGGACGCATCGATGACGCTCAAGGCCGTGGCCGAGGCGGTGGGTACCCACCCGCGGCAGTTGCACCGGGAATTCGTCGCCAACACCCAGGAACCACCGGCCAACTACTGGCGCAAGTTGCGCCTGGACCATGCCCGGCGCTTGCTGGTGAATACCAGCCAGAACATCACCACCATTGCTTTGGCGTGTGGGTTTTCCGATGCGTCGCACTTCATCTTGTGGTTCCGCAAACAGTACGGCGAGACGCCTTACAGCTTCCGCAAGCGCAGGCATGAGGTGGAGCGGTTCGACTGGCATGGAGACAAAGTGGGGTTGGACCCGGAGCTGTAA
- the mrdA gene encoding penicillin-binding protein 2: MPQPIPLKDHEKEKHLVNRRLLACATLVFSLVAVLVGRLYVLQVLQHDQQTAVSENNRVHVLPIAPERGLIYDRNGVVLADNKPSFDLTMTRERAGDSAKVLDALAQVLSLGEDDRKQFDKDLRRGRKPFEPVTLMVGLNEEQIALIAVNQFRLPGLEVEPQFIREYPLAEHFAHSVGYVGRINEKEAKALDSTEYRGTQSIGKTGIEHFYESQLHGQVGYEEVETNAQGRVMRVLNHKAPIPGKDITLSLDAHLQLAAEKALGDRRGSVVVLDPANGDVLAMVSNPSFDPNLFVKGISFKQYAALRDSIDRPLFNRVLRGLYAPGSTVKPEVAIAGLDSGVITPGSRVFDPGYYELPNYAHKYRNWNRSGDGWVDMYTAIMRSNDTYFYDLAHKLGIERLHDYMAEFGLGQKVSLDMFEEASGLMPSAQWKRATRRQAWFPGETLILGIGQGYMQVTPLQLAQATSLLASKGVWHRPHLAMTVGGETPVDPNPMPDIVLHDKHAWDQVSQGMQMVMHDPRGIARASAAGAQYRIAGKSGTAQVVAIKQGERYNRNKTLERHRDNALFVGFAPADHPSVVVAVMIENGEAGGRVAGPVVREVMDAYLLDEQGHLKPEYAGNTATKVVPHS, translated from the coding sequence ATGCCGCAACCCATCCCCCTCAAGGACCACGAAAAGGAAAAGCACCTGGTCAACCGCCGGCTCCTGGCCTGCGCCACCCTGGTCTTCAGCCTGGTCGCCGTCCTGGTGGGCCGCCTCTATGTGCTGCAGGTCCTGCAACACGACCAGCAGACTGCCGTGTCGGAAAACAACCGCGTGCACGTACTGCCCATCGCCCCGGAGCGCGGGCTGATCTACGACCGCAACGGCGTGGTGCTGGCTGACAACAAACCCAGTTTCGACCTGACCATGACCCGCGAACGGGCTGGCGATTCGGCCAAGGTGCTGGACGCCCTGGCGCAGGTTCTGAGCCTCGGCGAGGATGACCGCAAACAGTTCGATAAAGACCTGCGCCGTGGCCGCAAGCCCTTCGAGCCGGTCACCCTGATGGTCGGCCTGAACGAAGAGCAGATCGCCCTGATCGCGGTCAATCAGTTCCGCCTGCCTGGCCTTGAGGTAGAGCCGCAGTTCATTCGCGAATACCCGCTCGCCGAGCATTTCGCCCATTCGGTGGGTTACGTTGGGCGCATCAACGAGAAAGAAGCCAAGGCCCTCGACAGCACCGAGTACCGGGGCACGCAGTCGATCGGCAAGACCGGCATCGAGCACTTCTACGAAAGCCAACTGCACGGCCAGGTGGGCTACGAAGAAGTCGAGACCAACGCCCAGGGCCGGGTCATGCGTGTGCTCAACCACAAGGCGCCGATCCCCGGCAAGGACATCACCCTGAGCCTGGATGCCCACCTGCAACTGGCGGCCGAAAAGGCCCTGGGCGACCGCCGCGGCTCGGTGGTGGTGCTGGACCCGGCCAACGGCGATGTGCTGGCGATGGTCAGCAACCCGAGCTTCGACCCCAACCTGTTCGTCAAAGGCATCAGCTTCAAACAGTACGCCGCCCTGCGCGATTCCATCGACCGGCCGCTGTTCAACCGCGTACTGCGCGGCCTGTATGCGCCGGGCTCGACGGTCAAGCCGGAAGTGGCCATCGCCGGCCTCGACAGTGGCGTCATCACGCCCGGCAGCCGGGTGTTCGACCCGGGTTACTACGAGCTGCCCAACTATGCGCACAAGTACCGCAACTGGAACCGCAGCGGCGACGGTTGGGTGGACATGTACACCGCCATCATGCGGTCCAACGACACCTACTTCTACGACCTGGCGCACAAGCTGGGGATCGAGCGCCTGCACGATTACATGGCCGAGTTCGGCCTGGGCCAGAAGGTATCGCTGGACATGTTCGAAGAAGCGTCCGGGCTGATGCCATCCGCGCAATGGAAGCGCGCCACCCGGCGCCAGGCGTGGTTCCCGGGCGAGACCTTGATCCTGGGGATCGGCCAGGGCTACATGCAAGTGACCCCACTGCAGTTGGCCCAGGCCACCAGCCTGCTGGCGAGCAAAGGTGTGTGGCACCGCCCGCACCTGGCCATGACCGTTGGCGGCGAAACGCCGGTCGACCCCAACCCCATGCCCGACATCGTGCTACACGACAAACACGCCTGGGACCAGGTCAGCCAGGGCATGCAGATGGTCATGCACGACCCCCGCGGCATCGCCCGCGCCTCGGCGGCCGGCGCCCAGTACCGTATCGCCGGCAAGAGCGGCACGGCGCAGGTGGTGGCAATCAAGCAAGGCGAGCGTTACAACCGTAACAAGACCCTGGAACGGCATCGCGACAATGCCCTGTTCGTCGGCTTCGCACCGGCCGATCACCCCAGCGTGGTGGTGGCGGTGATGATCGAGAACGGCGAAGCGGGCGGGCGCGTGGCGGGGCCGGTGGTGCGTGAGGTGATGGATGCGTACCTGCTGGATGAGCAGGGGCACCTGAAGCCGGAGTATGCGGGCAATACAGCGACCAAGGTGGTGCCGCACAGTTAG
- a CDS encoding NAD(P)/FAD-dependent oxidoreductase — translation MYRNTSTPADDNGCGWFHLSPMRQPRAAHRGRSEARWVVLGAGFTGLAAARQLALHHPDDEIILVEAQEVGFGASGRNSGFAIDLPHDIGAPDYIGDLATARMNLKLNLHAQSILRKLIDQHGIDCQIRPDGKYQAAVEDKGLAVLEAYRSGLEKLGQPYQLIDARDLPEHFGTSFYRKALYTPGTQLLQPAALAKGLAESLPSNVTLYEHTTITRIEQGTRITLKHAHGEIVADQLLLTNNAFASYFGFLPGRLLPIFTYASMTRPLSEDEQARLGGKATWGLIPADPFGSTLRRTPDQRLLVRNSFSFNADGRAHQRHLQRAGRQHRESFERRFPMLSGTPFEFTWGGSMCLSRNHLSHFGTLAPNVHAALCCNGLGITRGTATGTLLADWLSGERDELIDFLLGSAGPNRNPPEPLLSMGVNLNLHWGQRRAGLES, via the coding sequence ATGTACAGAAACACCTCTACCCCCGCGGACGACAACGGTTGCGGCTGGTTCCACCTCAGCCCCATGCGCCAGCCACGCGCCGCGCACCGGGGGCGGAGCGAAGCGCGCTGGGTGGTGCTTGGCGCCGGCTTCACCGGCCTTGCCGCCGCGCGGCAACTGGCGCTGCATCACCCTGACGACGAGATCATCCTGGTGGAGGCCCAGGAAGTCGGCTTCGGCGCCTCGGGGCGCAACTCGGGCTTTGCCATCGACCTGCCCCACGACATCGGCGCACCTGACTACATCGGTGACCTGGCCACTGCGCGGATGAACCTCAAACTCAACCTGCACGCGCAGTCGATACTGCGCAAGTTGATCGACCAGCACGGCATCGACTGCCAGATCCGCCCGGACGGCAAATACCAGGCCGCCGTCGAAGACAAGGGCCTGGCTGTGCTGGAGGCTTACCGCAGCGGCCTGGAAAAACTCGGCCAGCCCTACCAACTGATCGATGCCCGCGACCTGCCCGAGCACTTCGGCACCTCGTTCTACCGCAAGGCGTTGTACACCCCAGGCACCCAGTTGCTGCAGCCGGCCGCCCTGGCCAAAGGCCTGGCAGAAAGCCTGCCCAGCAACGTGACACTGTACGAGCACACCACCATCACCCGCATCGAGCAGGGCACGCGCATCACCCTCAAGCATGCCCACGGCGAGATCGTTGCCGACCAGTTGCTGCTGACCAACAACGCCTTCGCCTCGTACTTTGGCTTTTTGCCGGGCCGACTGCTGCCGATTTTCACCTACGCCAGCATGACCCGCCCGCTGAGCGAGGACGAGCAGGCACGCCTGGGCGGCAAGGCGACCTGGGGCCTGATCCCCGCCGACCCGTTTGGCAGCACCTTGCGGCGCACGCCGGACCAACGCCTGCTGGTGCGCAACAGCTTTAGCTTCAACGCTGACGGCCGCGCCCATCAGCGCCATTTGCAGCGGGCCGGTCGGCAGCACCGGGAATCGTTCGAACGGCGCTTTCCGATGCTCTCGGGCACGCCGTTCGAGTTCACTTGGGGCGGCTCGATGTGCCTGTCGCGCAACCACCTGTCGCACTTCGGCACGCTGGCCCCCAATGTCCACGCCGCCTTGTGCTGCAACGGCCTGGGGATTACCCGGGGTACCGCCACCGGTACCCTGCTGGCCGATTGGCTGAGCGGCGAGCGCGACGAGCTGATCGACTTCCTGCTGGGCTCCGCGGGGCCTAACCGCAACCCACCGGAGCCGCTGCTGAGTATGGGCGTGAACCTGAACCTGCACTGGGGCCAGCGCCGCGCCGGCCTAGAAAGCTGA
- a CDS encoding cupin domain-containing protein, whose translation MSQVLTVVRNAAATPLGTPAPARLPIGEPVAQAATAQDQTDEAVGASIGVWESSPGVFRRYLKNREFSHIVSGSCTFTPDGGEPVELRAGDAVLFPENCEGVWDIRETLRKTYVLF comes from the coding sequence ATGAGCCAAGTGCTAACCGTTGTCCGCAATGCCGCTGCCACCCCCCTGGGCACGCCAGCCCCTGCCCGCCTGCCAATCGGCGAACCGGTCGCCCAGGCCGCCACGGCACAGGACCAGACCGATGAAGCGGTCGGCGCCAGCATTGGCGTCTGGGAAAGCAGCCCCGGGGTGTTCCGCCGCTACCTGAAAAACCGCGAGTTCAGCCACATCGTCAGTGGCAGCTGCACCTTCACCCCCGACGGCGGCGAGCCGGTCGAGCTGCGGGCGGGCGACGCGGTGCTGTTCCCGGAGAACTGCGAAGGCGTGTGGGACATCCGCGAGACCCTGCGCAAGACCTACGTGTTGTTCTAA
- a CDS encoding acyl-CoA dehydrogenase family protein, which produces MNAPVNTAPRPALAIARALAWQFAQTAVERDERGGTPKTERDALRDSGLLSLAIPQAFGGQGASWYDTFEVVREFARVDSSIAHVFGFHHLMLATVRLFSRPDQWQPWFEQTARKQWFWGNALNPLDTRTVVKHFDGWCEFSGKKSFCSGASDSEMLIASAVDERAGGKLLIAAIPSGRTGISLHSDWNNIGQRQTDSGSATFERVRVEHNELLLDPGPLSTPFAALRPLIAQLHFANLFLGIAEGAFEEARQYTLKESRPWFRSSATSTAEDPYVLRHYGEFWVGLESVRLLIERAARQLDAAWAKEHALSAEERGDLALAIGTAKVAASRHGLDICNRLFEVTGARATHASLRFDRHWRNLRTQTLHDPVDYRIHELGEWALNDKRPAPSFYS; this is translated from the coding sequence ATGAATGCACCTGTAAACACTGCCCCGCGCCCTGCCCTGGCCATCGCCCGCGCGCTCGCCTGGCAGTTCGCCCAGACCGCCGTCGAACGAGACGAACGCGGCGGCACGCCCAAAACCGAGCGCGATGCACTGCGTGACAGTGGCCTGTTGTCACTGGCCATCCCGCAAGCCTTCGGTGGCCAAGGCGCCAGCTGGTACGACACGTTCGAAGTGGTACGCGAGTTCGCCCGGGTCGACAGCTCCATTGCCCACGTCTTCGGCTTCCATCACCTGATGCTGGCCACCGTACGGCTGTTTTCGCGCCCGGATCAATGGCAGCCCTGGTTCGAGCAGACCGCTCGCAAGCAGTGGTTCTGGGGCAATGCCCTCAATCCGTTGGACACACGCACGGTGGTCAAGCACTTCGATGGCTGGTGCGAGTTTTCTGGCAAAAAGAGCTTTTGCTCCGGCGCCAGCGACTCGGAAATGCTGATCGCCTCGGCCGTGGACGAACGCGCTGGCGGCAAGCTGCTGATTGCCGCCATCCCCAGTGGCCGTACCGGCATCAGCCTGCACAGCGACTGGAACAACATCGGCCAGCGCCAGACCGACAGCGGCAGCGCCACGTTCGAACGGGTGCGGGTCGAGCACAATGAACTGCTGCTCGATCCAGGCCCGCTGAGCACGCCGTTCGCGGCCTTGCGCCCGTTGATTGCCCAACTGCACTTCGCCAACCTGTTCCTCGGTATTGCCGAAGGGGCGTTTGAAGAAGCCCGCCAGTACACCCTCAAGGAAAGCCGGCCGTGGTTCCGCTCAAGCGCCACCAGCACCGCCGAGGACCCTTACGTGCTGCGCCATTACGGCGAGTTCTGGGTTGGCCTGGAAAGCGTGCGTTTGCTGATTGAACGCGCCGCCCGCCAGCTCGATGCTGCCTGGGCCAAGGAACATGCCCTCAGCGCCGAAGAACGCGGCGACCTGGCCCTGGCCATCGGCACCGCCAAGGTTGCCGCTAGCCGCCATGGCCTGGATATCTGCAACCGCCTGTTCGAGGTCACCGGTGCTCGTGCCACCCACGCCTCGCTGCGCTTCGACCGCCACTGGCGCAACCTGAGGACACAGACCCTGCACGACCCGGTGGATTACCGCATCCATGAACTCGGCGAATGGGCCCTCAACGACAAACGCCCTGCCCCATCCTTCTATTCCTGA
- a CDS encoding RidA family protein gives MIERINPGKRASQMVLVDGRLETSGIVALAPGDIASQTRCVLAQLEQWLAQVGAGKGNLTRVQIWLADMGEFAAMNEVYDAWVGEQPPVRACVGAALAAPEYRVEIQAFGQL, from the coding sequence ATGATCGAACGTATCAACCCCGGCAAACGTGCCAGTCAGATGGTGCTGGTGGATGGCCGCCTGGAAACTTCGGGAATCGTCGCCCTCGCGCCGGGCGATATCGCCAGCCAGACGCGTTGCGTACTGGCACAGCTGGAGCAGTGGCTGGCGCAGGTCGGCGCTGGCAAGGGCAACCTGACCCGCGTACAGATCTGGCTGGCCGACATGGGGGAGTTTGCGGCGATGAATGAGGTGTATGACGCCTGGGTGGGTGAGCAGCCACCGGTGCGGGCGTGTGTGGGGGCTGCGCTGGCGGCGCCTGAGTATCGGGTCGAGATTCAGGCTTTTGGCCAGCTTTGA